One genomic segment of Nonomuraea coxensis DSM 45129 includes these proteins:
- a CDS encoding spore photoproduct lyase family protein, which produces MACAYCYVPRRKGYSNPITVFANIDQILAYVRRHAGRQGVKPGPDQADPHAWVYDIGENSDCSVDATISDNVRDLVRLFRDLPHAKASFATKYVNRDLLDWDPRGRTRIRFSLMPAADSRLLDIRTSPIAERLAAIDDFVAAGYEVHVNLSPVVVRDGWLESWAELLDQLASALGPEAKAQLAAEVIFLTHNDRLHEVNLGWHPKAEDVLWRPELQQAKRSQTGGWNVRYRTGQKGRYVAALTDLIAAKLPYCRVRYAF; this is translated from the coding sequence ATGGCCTGCGCCTACTGCTACGTGCCGCGCCGCAAGGGCTACAGCAACCCGATCACGGTGTTCGCCAACATCGACCAGATCCTCGCGTACGTCCGCCGCCACGCCGGCCGCCAGGGCGTCAAACCGGGGCCCGACCAGGCCGACCCGCACGCCTGGGTCTACGACATCGGCGAGAACTCCGACTGCTCGGTGGACGCCACCATCTCCGACAACGTACGGGACCTGGTCCGGCTGTTCCGCGACCTGCCCCATGCCAAGGCGAGCTTCGCCACCAAATACGTCAACCGCGACCTGCTCGACTGGGACCCGCGGGGCCGCACCCGCATCCGCTTCAGCCTCATGCCCGCCGCCGACTCCCGGCTGCTCGACATCCGCACCTCACCGATCGCCGAACGCCTGGCCGCGATCGACGACTTCGTGGCCGCCGGCTACGAGGTGCACGTCAACCTCAGCCCGGTCGTCGTGCGGGACGGCTGGCTGGAGAGCTGGGCCGAGCTGCTCGACCAGCTCGCCTCCGCCCTCGGCCCGGAGGCGAAGGCCCAGCTCGCGGCCGAGGTGATCTTCCTCACCCACAACGACCGGCTGCACGAGGTCAACCTGGGCTGGCACCCGAAGGCCGAGGACGTGCTGTGGCGGCCGGAGCTGCAGCAGGCCAAACGGTCGCAGACCGGCGGCTGGAACGTCCGCTACCGCACCGGGCAGAAGGGCCGGTACGTCGCCGCCCTCACCGACCTGATCGCGGCGAAGCTGCCGTACTGCCGCGT
- a CDS encoding DNA-formamidopyrimidine glycosylase family protein, protein MPEGHLVHRHADEQQRALAGRVVRASGPQGRFDARPYDRRTLTGVEALGKHLLYHFEDAPTIHVHLGMRGIFLRHDGPRGEPPRGTRLRLATDDVAFDLIAPIRCEAYGPGDVAALRASLGPDPLRADASRDEAVRRLTAFGGPVGAAVLDQKVWAGIGNAWRAELLFLAGLHPAARDVGAGTAGRLWDTAVAYLALGRDAGQIVSDPERPDERWVYRREHCRRCGAPVLTWELASRTAYACPVDQPGKG, encoded by the coding sequence GTGCCTGAGGGACATCTCGTTCACCGTCACGCCGACGAGCAGCAGAGGGCACTGGCCGGGCGCGTCGTCCGCGCGTCGGGGCCGCAGGGCCGCTTCGACGCGCGGCCCTACGACCGGCGGACCCTGACCGGCGTCGAGGCCCTGGGCAAGCACCTGCTGTACCACTTCGAGGACGCCCCCACGATCCACGTGCACCTCGGCATGCGGGGGATCTTCCTGCGCCACGACGGCCCCAGGGGCGAGCCCCCGCGCGGGACACGGCTGCGGCTGGCCACGGACGACGTGGCGTTCGACCTGATCGCGCCCATCCGGTGCGAGGCGTACGGCCCCGGCGACGTGGCCGCGCTGCGCGCCTCGCTCGGGCCCGACCCGCTGCGGGCCGACGCCTCCAGGGACGAGGCCGTACGGCGGCTGACCGCGTTCGGCGGGCCGGTCGGCGCGGCGGTGCTCGACCAGAAGGTGTGGGCGGGCATCGGCAACGCCTGGCGGGCCGAGCTGCTGTTCCTCGCCGGCCTGCACCCCGCCGCCAGGGACGTCGGCGCGGGAACCGCGGGGCGGCTCTGGGACACCGCGGTCGCCTACCTCGCCCTGGGACGCGACGCCGGGCAGATCGTCAGCGACCCCGAACGGCCCGACGAACGCTGGGTCTACCGCCGCGAGCACTGCCGCCGATGCGGCGCACCCGTTCTGACCTGGGAACTCGCGTCCAGGACCGCATACGCTTGTCCTGTGGACCAGCCAGGGAAAGGGTGA
- a CDS encoding TetR/AcrR family transcriptional regulator, translating into MAKRVVPETARRRRRPTKQGQVLTHQLIVETALRMLREHGAAGLTARRLGLALGADASTVYRYFRGMDDLVLAIADELFGHAVDGWSPTGDWRADLRELGLRIHHAYLTHPQAAVLTASRVTGLPQEVATDEIILGILRGAGFPDADAVRIYHAFIDQSLAFSILDAATLALPAAAREADEEVWRDTYARLPATTHPHIAATAPLLVARMNHSAYPTALDMLLASASAQLRG; encoded by the coding sequence ATGGCCAAGCGGGTGGTGCCGGAGACGGCACGCAGACGGCGGCGGCCGACCAAACAAGGGCAGGTCCTGACCCATCAGCTCATCGTGGAGACGGCGCTGCGCATGCTGCGCGAGCACGGCGCCGCCGGGCTCACCGCCCGCCGGCTCGGCCTCGCCCTCGGCGCCGACGCCAGCACCGTCTACCGCTACTTCCGCGGCATGGACGACCTGGTCCTCGCCATCGCCGACGAGCTGTTCGGCCACGCCGTGGACGGCTGGTCACCGACCGGCGACTGGCGGGCCGACCTGCGCGAGCTCGGGCTGCGCATCCACCACGCCTACCTGACGCACCCGCAGGCCGCCGTCCTGACCGCCAGCCGCGTCACCGGCCTCCCCCAGGAGGTCGCCACCGACGAGATCATCCTCGGCATCCTGCGCGGGGCCGGCTTCCCCGACGCCGACGCGGTCCGCATCTACCACGCCTTCATCGACCAGAGCCTCGCCTTCTCGATCCTGGACGCCGCCACCCTCGCCCTGCCGGCCGCCGCCCGCGAGGCCGACGAGGAGGTCTGGCGCGACACCTACGCCCGCCTGCCCGCCACCACCCACCCCCACATCGCCGCGACCGCCCCGCTGCTGGTCGCCCGCATGAACCACAGCGCCTACCCGACCGCGCTCGACATGCTGCTCGCGAGCGCATCGGCGCAGCTCAGGGGGTAG
- a CDS encoding saccharopine dehydrogenase family protein, with protein MRILLVGAGGVGTAVTRIAARRTFFDHMLVADYDLPRAKAAVAALGADAHRFTPVKLDAADRDAVTALLREHRCDVLLNATDPRFVLPLFDAALAAGADYLDMAMSMSRPHPERPYEEVGVKLGDEQFARAPAWAASGRLALVGMGVEPGLADVFARYAADELFDEIEEIGIRDGANLTVDGYDFAPSFSIWTTIEECLNPPVIYEKDRGWYTTEPFSEPEVFDFPEGIGPVECVNVEHEEVLLVPRWVDAGRVTFKYGLGEEFIGTLKTLHALGVDRTEPVPVRGDGGATVRVSPRDVVAAVLPNPAELGARMHGKTCAGTWVKGVKDGRPREVYLYHVVDNQWSMREYGSQAVVWQTAVNPVIALELLAEGAWKGSGVLGPEAFEPRPFLDLLVEYGSPWGLREQ; from the coding sequence ATGCGTATCCTTCTCGTGGGAGCAGGCGGGGTGGGAACCGCCGTCACACGGATCGCCGCCCGCCGCACCTTCTTCGACCACATGCTCGTCGCCGACTACGACCTCCCCCGCGCCAAGGCGGCCGTCGCCGCGCTGGGCGCGGACGCCCACCGGTTCACGCCGGTCAAGCTGGACGCCGCCGACCGCGACGCCGTCACCGCCCTGCTGCGCGAGCACCGCTGCGACGTGCTGCTCAACGCCACCGACCCGCGATTCGTGCTGCCGCTGTTCGACGCGGCGCTCGCGGCCGGGGCCGACTACCTCGACATGGCGATGTCAATGTCGAGGCCGCACCCCGAGCGGCCGTACGAGGAGGTGGGGGTCAAGCTGGGCGACGAGCAGTTCGCCCGCGCGCCCGCGTGGGCCGCCTCCGGCCGCCTCGCGCTGGTGGGCATGGGCGTCGAGCCCGGCCTCGCCGACGTCTTCGCCCGCTACGCCGCCGACGAGCTCTTCGACGAGATCGAGGAGATCGGCATCAGGGACGGCGCCAACCTCACCGTCGACGGCTACGACTTCGCCCCGTCGTTCTCCATCTGGACCACCATCGAGGAGTGCCTCAACCCGCCGGTCATCTACGAGAAGGACCGCGGCTGGTACACGACCGAGCCGTTCAGCGAGCCCGAGGTCTTCGACTTCCCCGAGGGCATCGGCCCGGTCGAGTGCGTGAACGTCGAGCACGAGGAGGTCCTGCTGGTCCCCCGCTGGGTGGACGCCGGCCGGGTCACCTTCAAGTACGGCCTCGGCGAGGAGTTCATCGGCACGCTGAAGACCCTGCACGCGCTCGGCGTGGACCGCACCGAGCCGGTCCCGGTGCGCGGCGACGGCGGCGCCACCGTGCGGGTGTCCCCGCGCGACGTGGTGGCCGCGGTCCTGCCGAACCCGGCCGAGCTGGGCGCGCGCATGCACGGCAAGACCTGCGCCGGCACGTGGGTGAAGGGCGTCAAGGACGGCCGGCCACGCGAGGTGTACCTGTACCACGTGGTGGACAACCAGTGGTCGATGCGCGAGTACGGCTCCCAGGCCGTCGTCTGGCAGACCGCCGTCAACCCGGTGATCGCCCTGGAGCTGCTGGCGGAGGGGGCGTGGAAGGGCTCTGGCGTGCTGGGCCCCGAGGCGTTCGAGCCGCGCCCGTTCCTGGACCTGCTGGTCGAGTACGGCTCACCGTGGGGCCTGCGGGAGCAGTAG
- the ilvD gene encoding dihydroxy-acid dehydratase, translating to MSIADDPDRAPARSHLYAMGLSEEEMRRPVVGIASTWTGTMPCNLTHRELAAHVADGVRAAGGTPMEFNTIAVSDNLTMHTPGMRASLVSREVIADSIELMGRAHGFDALVAIVGCDKTVPAAIMALARLDVPSVVLYSGTMMPGRWRGRDVTIQDMWEALGEREVGRLDQADLDDLARHACPGAGTCAAQYTANTMGSVADFLGLAPFGIGDIPAEAEEKNAAARRVGELAMDALARDARPSRVLTADALHNAIVSVAAMGGSTNAVLHLLAIAREAGLPLVIDEIGEVCRRVPIITGLKPSGGPYTALDLWRAGGTSLVARRLLEAGLLRENVTLVDGRGLADVAAQAEERPGQEVVADVARPFKPRGALAILRGSLAPDGCVLKLGGKDDFRHEGPARVFDSENDCYAAIQEGRIVAGDVVVVRYEGPAGGPGMREMLSITGPLVGRGLGGSVALVTDGRFSGVSHGLVIGHVTPEAYHGGPIALVRDGDTVVIDSAAGTLDLLVPEEELAARRAAWRRPERAVERGVLAKYVRTVGSASDGAVTA from the coding sequence TTGAGCATCGCCGACGATCCCGACCGCGCACCCGCCCGTTCCCACCTGTACGCCATGGGCCTGTCCGAGGAGGAGATGCGCCGGCCCGTGGTCGGCATCGCCTCCACCTGGACGGGCACGATGCCGTGCAACCTCACCCACCGCGAGCTGGCCGCGCACGTCGCCGACGGCGTGCGGGCGGCGGGCGGCACGCCGATGGAGTTCAACACCATCGCGGTCTCCGACAATCTCACCATGCACACCCCGGGCATGCGCGCGTCCCTGGTCAGCCGGGAGGTCATCGCCGACTCGATCGAGCTCATGGGGCGCGCGCACGGCTTCGACGCCCTGGTGGCGATCGTGGGCTGCGACAAGACCGTGCCGGCCGCGATCATGGCGCTGGCGCGGCTGGACGTGCCGTCCGTGGTCCTCTACAGCGGCACCATGATGCCCGGCCGCTGGCGCGGGCGGGACGTGACGATCCAGGACATGTGGGAGGCGCTGGGCGAGCGCGAGGTCGGCCGGCTCGACCAGGCCGACCTCGACGACCTCGCCAGGCACGCCTGTCCCGGCGCCGGCACCTGCGCCGCCCAGTACACCGCCAACACCATGGGCTCGGTCGCCGACTTCCTGGGCCTCGCGCCGTTCGGGATCGGCGACATCCCGGCGGAGGCGGAGGAGAAGAACGCCGCGGCGCGGCGGGTCGGCGAGCTCGCCATGGACGCGCTGGCCCGCGACGCCCGGCCGTCCCGGGTGCTCACCGCGGACGCGCTGCACAACGCGATCGTCTCGGTGGCCGCCATGGGCGGCTCCACGAACGCCGTGCTGCACCTGCTGGCCATCGCCCGCGAGGCCGGGCTGCCGCTGGTGATCGACGAGATCGGCGAGGTCTGCCGGCGGGTGCCGATCATCACCGGGCTCAAGCCGAGCGGCGGACCGTACACCGCGCTGGACCTGTGGCGGGCGGGCGGCACCTCGCTGGTGGCGCGGCGGCTGCTGGAGGCCGGCCTGCTGCGCGAGAACGTGACGCTGGTGGACGGCCGCGGCCTCGCCGACGTGGCCGCGCAGGCCGAGGAGCGGCCGGGCCAGGAGGTCGTGGCCGACGTGGCGCGGCCGTTCAAGCCGCGCGGCGCGCTCGCGATCCTGCGCGGCTCGCTCGCCCCCGACGGCTGCGTGCTGAAGCTGGGCGGCAAGGACGACTTCCGGCACGAGGGCCCGGCCCGGGTCTTCGACTCCGAGAACGACTGCTACGCCGCCATCCAGGAGGGCCGGATCGTGGCGGGCGACGTCGTCGTGGTCCGCTACGAGGGCCCGGCGGGCGGTCCCGGCATGCGCGAGATGCTCTCGATCACCGGGCCGCTCGTCGGGCGCGGGCTCGGCGGCTCCGTGGCGCTGGTCACCGACGGACGCTTCAGCGGCGTCTCGCACGGGCTGGTCATCGGGCACGTGACGCCGGAGGCGTACCACGGCGGACCGATCGCGCTGGTGCGGGACGGCGACACGGTGGTGATCGACAGCGCGGCCGGCACGCTGGACCTGCTGGTGCCCGAGGAGGAGCTGGCGGCGCGCCGGGCCGCGTGGCGGCGGCCCGAGCGCGCGGTCGAGCGGGGCGTGCTGGCGAAGTACGTGCGGACCGTCGGTTCCGCGTCCGACGGCGCGGTCACCGCTTGA
- a CDS encoding STAS domain-containing protein yields the protein MTGDFDFGSAAEVRDRVTKALDLTQPPMLVIDMQAVSVCDSSGLSVLVYLHKAVTASGGRLLLSGLNGRCEHLFAITALDKFFDIRRTAELAIAELNEEGNAPPYPA from the coding sequence TTGACGGGAGACTTCGACTTCGGCTCGGCGGCCGAGGTGCGTGACCGTGTCACCAAGGCGCTCGATCTCACCCAGCCCCCGATGCTCGTCATCGACATGCAGGCCGTCAGCGTGTGCGACTCCTCGGGCCTGTCCGTGCTGGTCTACCTGCACAAGGCCGTCACCGCCTCCGGCGGGCGGCTGCTGCTGTCGGGGCTCAACGGGCGGTGCGAGCACCTGTTCGCGATCACGGCGCTCGACAAGTTCTTCGACATCCGCCGCACGGCGGAGCTGGCCATCGCGGAGCTCAACGAGGAGGGCAACGCGCCGCCGTACCCCGCGTGA
- a CDS encoding phosphotriesterase family protein, translating to MPTVQTVRGPVDVDDLGQTLMHEHVFVVATEHLDNYGKGAWWDEEHRVADAVTKLGALAAKGVRTIADPTVWGLGRYIPRIQRIAEQVPGLNIVVATGIYSFEELPHQYEHRGPALFFDVPDPMIDDFVRDLTEGIADTGVRAAFLKCVVEQKGLTPGVERICRAVAQAHVRTGAPITVHTNSFTQSGLIALDLFAKEGVDLTKVVVGHAGDSNDLDYLMRLADTGATLGMDRFGLDIYNPTPQRVATIAALCGRGYADRMVLSHDAACFMDYFGGAWDDALSTLAPNWRYDHIHDDVLAALLDSGVTDDQIEQMLVFNPKRYFS from the coding sequence ATGCCCACCGTGCAGACCGTCCGCGGGCCCGTGGACGTCGACGACCTCGGCCAGACCCTGATGCACGAGCACGTCTTCGTCGTGGCCACCGAACATCTCGACAACTACGGCAAGGGCGCGTGGTGGGACGAGGAGCACCGGGTCGCCGACGCGGTCACCAAGCTCGGCGCGCTGGCCGCCAAGGGCGTGCGGACCATCGCGGACCCCACCGTGTGGGGGCTCGGCCGCTACATCCCGCGCATCCAGCGCATCGCCGAGCAGGTGCCCGGCCTGAACATCGTGGTCGCGACCGGCATCTACTCCTTCGAGGAGCTGCCCCACCAGTACGAGCACCGCGGCCCCGCCCTGTTCTTCGACGTCCCCGACCCGATGATCGACGACTTCGTCCGCGACCTGACGGAGGGCATCGCCGACACCGGCGTCAGGGCGGCCTTCCTCAAGTGCGTGGTCGAGCAGAAGGGGCTGACGCCCGGCGTGGAGCGCATCTGCCGGGCCGTCGCCCAGGCGCACGTCCGCACGGGCGCGCCGATCACCGTCCACACCAACTCCTTCACCCAGAGCGGCCTCATCGCGCTCGACCTGTTCGCGAAGGAGGGCGTGGACCTGACGAAGGTCGTCGTCGGCCACGCCGGCGACAGCAACGACCTCGACTACCTCATGCGGCTGGCCGACACCGGCGCGACCCTCGGCATGGACCGCTTCGGCCTCGACATCTACAACCCGACGCCGCAGCGGGTGGCCACGATCGCGGCCCTGTGCGGGCGCGGCTACGCCGACCGGATGGTCCTCAGCCACGACGCGGCCTGCTTCATGGACTACTTCGGCGGCGCCTGGGACGACGCGCTCAGCACGCTCGCGCCCAACTGGCGCTACGATCACATTCACGACGACGTCTTGGCCGCACTGCTGGACTCGGGTGTGACCGACGACCAGATCGAGCAGATGCTGGTGTTCAACCCGAAGCGCTACTTCTCGTAA
- a CDS encoding methionine--tRNA ligase produces MYITTTIPYVNARPHLGHALELVQADVLARHHRRRGEPVRFQTGTDDNSLKNVLAAEAEGVPVRELVDRNAAAFEALRGPLELSFDGFIRTSAHPGHRAGVERIWRAVGHDLYRRHYDGLYCVGCEQFYPGGPCPDGHPGPLQAVSEENWFFRLSRYQDALSELIRGGRLRIEPAARRNEVLAFVEAGLADISVSRSAARARGWGIPVPGDPGQVVYVWWDALANYVTALEGGDYERWWVRERRKAHLMGKGVIRFHAVHWPAMLLSAGLPLPTDILVHDYLTVDGRKISKSAGGAVDPVALVAAYGTDAVRWWLLREVPRVGDADFTEARLVARHDEDLANGLGNLVNRVVTMVCRFLDGHVPEPGGEPPVDVSGAVADALEGFDFRRAAAAVWTLVEDANRYVDREQPWKQAGPARERTLGSLVAACRELAVQLEPFLPAAAARVAAAVGGDRLGPPAPLHRRLSGVAH; encoded by the coding sequence ATGTACATCACGACCACCATCCCCTACGTCAACGCCCGCCCCCACCTGGGGCACGCGCTGGAGCTGGTCCAGGCCGACGTGCTGGCCCGGCACCACCGGCGGCGCGGCGAGCCGGTGCGCTTCCAGACCGGCACCGACGACAACTCGCTGAAGAACGTGCTGGCCGCCGAGGCGGAGGGCGTGCCGGTGCGCGAGCTGGTCGACCGCAACGCCGCCGCGTTCGAGGCGCTGCGCGGGCCGCTGGAGCTGTCGTTCGACGGGTTCATCAGGACCAGCGCCCATCCGGGCCACCGGGCCGGCGTGGAGCGGATCTGGCGGGCCGTCGGGCACGACCTCTACCGGCGGCACTACGACGGGCTCTACTGCGTGGGCTGCGAGCAGTTCTACCCCGGCGGGCCCTGCCCGGACGGCCACCCCGGGCCGCTGCAGGCCGTGTCGGAGGAGAACTGGTTCTTCCGGCTCTCCCGCTACCAGGACGCCCTCTCCGAGCTGATCCGCGGGGGCCGGCTGCGGATCGAGCCGGCCGCGCGCAGGAACGAGGTGCTGGCGTTCGTCGAGGCGGGCCTCGCCGACATCAGCGTCTCCCGCTCGGCCGCCCGCGCCCGCGGCTGGGGCATCCCGGTGCCCGGCGACCCCGGCCAGGTCGTGTACGTGTGGTGGGACGCCCTGGCGAACTACGTGACGGCCCTGGAGGGCGGCGACTACGAGCGCTGGTGGGTGCGCGAGCGGCGCAAGGCGCACCTCATGGGCAAGGGCGTGATCAGGTTCCACGCGGTCCACTGGCCGGCGATGCTGCTGTCGGCCGGGCTGCCGCTGCCGACGGACATCCTCGTGCACGACTACCTCACGGTGGACGGCAGGAAGATCAGTAAGTCGGCGGGCGGCGCGGTGGACCCGGTGGCGCTCGTGGCGGCGTACGGGACCGACGCGGTGCGCTGGTGGCTGCTGCGCGAGGTGCCGCGCGTGGGCGACGCCGACTTCACCGAGGCGCGCCTGGTCGCCCGGCACGACGAGGACCTGGCCAACGGCCTCGGCAACCTGGTCAACCGGGTGGTGACGATGGTGTGCAGGTTCCTGGACGGCCACGTGCCCGAGCCCGGAGGAGAGCCGCCCGTGGACGTGTCGGGCGCGGTGGCGGACGCACTGGAGGGCTTCGACTTCCGCCGCGCCGCCGCGGCCGTCTGGACGCTCGTCGAGGACGCCAACCGGTACGTCGACCGCGAGCAGCCCTGGAAACAGGCGGGCCCCGCGCGGGAGCGCACGCTCGGCTCCCTGGTGGCCGCCTGCCGCGAGCTCGCCGTGCAACTGGAGCCCTTCCTGCCCGCGGCGGCGGCGCGGGTGGCGGCGGCGGTCGGCGGCGACCGGCTCGGCCCGCCCGCGCCGCTGCACCGGAGGCTGTCCGGCGTCGCTCATTGA
- a CDS encoding universal stress protein, which yields MTILIAYDGSDDAKEAIAFAGRMFKGEQAVVLTVWERLAMSSARASAGLMMTIDTDAAGDEAIGKAMSELARRGADLARQAGLDATPRCEADAVAVWAAIVDVADELDATLIVTGTRGLGGVRSLLLGSTSDRVLHHAQRPVLVVPAPRTDPA from the coding sequence ATGACGATCCTGATTGCGTACGACGGCTCCGACGACGCCAAGGAGGCCATCGCCTTCGCCGGCCGGATGTTCAAGGGCGAGCAGGCCGTGGTGCTGACGGTGTGGGAGCGCCTGGCGATGAGCTCGGCGCGGGCCTCGGCCGGCCTCATGATGACCATCGACACCGACGCCGCCGGCGACGAGGCCATCGGCAAGGCGATGAGCGAGCTGGCGCGGCGCGGCGCGGACCTGGCCAGGCAGGCGGGCCTCGACGCGACGCCGCGCTGCGAGGCCGACGCGGTGGCGGTGTGGGCGGCCATCGTGGACGTGGCCGACGAGCTCGACGCCACGCTCATCGTGACCGGCACCCGAGGGCTCGGCGGGGTGCGTTCGCTGCTGCTGGGCAGCACCTCCGACCGCGTCCTGCACCACGCCCAGCGCCCGGTCCTGGTGGTCCCCGCCCCGAGGACGGACCCCGCCTAG
- a CDS encoding DUF998 domain-containing protein, translated as MKALLVSGFATLGAGAGAMLTLHADAGLDPMHTVISEYAWQRSGWLLPASLTLFAVGAALIAEAMRRAGGDRWVVGLLVAWGASMFLIGAFPTDRPGVPLSLSGGIHRYAAFAAFLVMPVAGLLLARARIRYARVMRILCLAALGALVLVVIPYVVRMFGVPLTNDDIPAGLIQRTVVVTEVGVLALAGLSMLRPAARRALAARPVAGQA; from the coding sequence ATGAAGGCTTTGCTCGTCAGCGGATTCGCGACCCTCGGCGCCGGGGCAGGCGCCATGCTCACCCTGCACGCCGACGCGGGGCTCGACCCGATGCACACCGTGATCAGCGAGTACGCCTGGCAGCGGTCCGGCTGGCTGCTGCCGGCCTCGCTGACCCTGTTCGCGGTGGGCGCGGCGCTGATCGCCGAGGCGATGCGCAGGGCCGGCGGCGACCGCTGGGTCGTGGGGCTGCTGGTGGCGTGGGGCGCGAGCATGTTCCTGATCGGCGCCTTCCCCACCGACCGGCCCGGCGTGCCGTTGTCGCTGTCGGGAGGCATCCACCGCTACGCCGCCTTCGCCGCGTTCCTCGTGATGCCGGTCGCCGGGTTGCTGCTGGCGAGGGCCCGCATCAGGTACGCCCGCGTGATGCGGATCCTGTGCCTGGCCGCCCTCGGGGCGCTGGTGCTGGTCGTGATCCCGTACGTGGTGCGCATGTTCGGCGTCCCGCTCACCAACGACGACATCCCCGCCGGGCTCATCCAGCGGACCGTCGTGGTGACCGAGGTGGGCGTGCTGGCGCTGGCCGGGCTGTCGATGCTGCGGCCGGCGGCCCGGCGCGCGCTCGCGGCCCGGCCGGTGGCCGGGCAGGCGTGA
- a CDS encoding anti-sigma factor RsbA family regulatory protein, with protein MTQAGPFSHLALLYRSAAEYVSATTSFVREGLAAGEPVAVAVPAPNLALVAAGLGPDAGAVRLLDMGVEGRNPGRIIPAVLRDFADRHPGGRVRIIGEPIWAGRPATAYPACAQHEALINLAFAGCDAAILCPYDVAALAPEVVEEAARTHPVLLDAEGERPSGHYAPERVIDAHNRPLEEPGECLSLRFDGTDLPAARRLATRRAALLGFTGERLDDIQLVVAELGANSLDHGGGSGTLRLWATADRLVCEVSDRGHIRDPLAGRMPVDPRTPGSRGLLIVNLLADLVRVHTRPGGTVVRAYFDRP; from the coding sequence ATGACACAGGCCGGACCGTTCTCCCACCTCGCGCTCCTCTACCGGAGCGCGGCCGAGTACGTCTCCGCCACCACGTCCTTCGTCCGCGAGGGCCTGGCGGCAGGAGAGCCCGTCGCCGTCGCCGTCCCCGCGCCCAACCTCGCGCTCGTCGCCGCCGGGCTCGGCCCCGACGCCGGCGCCGTGCGCCTGCTCGACATGGGCGTCGAAGGCCGCAATCCCGGGCGCATCATCCCCGCCGTCCTGCGCGACTTCGCCGACCGGCATCCCGGCGGGCGGGTGCGGATCATCGGCGAGCCGATCTGGGCCGGCCGCCCGGCCACCGCCTACCCCGCGTGCGCGCAGCACGAGGCGCTGATCAACCTGGCCTTCGCCGGGTGCGATGCCGCCATCCTGTGCCCGTACGACGTCGCCGCGCTCGCCCCCGAGGTCGTCGAGGAGGCCGCGCGCACCCACCCCGTCCTGCTGGACGCCGAAGGGGAGCGGCCCAGCGGCCACTACGCGCCCGAGCGGGTGATCGACGCGCACAACCGGCCGTTGGAGGAGCCCGGGGAGTGCCTGTCCCTGCGCTTCGACGGCACCGACCTGCCGGCCGCGCGGCGTCTCGCCACCCGCCGGGCCGCCCTGCTGGGCTTCACCGGCGAGCGGCTCGACGACATCCAGCTGGTCGTGGCCGAGCTGGGCGCCAACAGCCTCGACCACGGCGGCGGCTCCGGCACGCTCAGGCTGTGGGCGACGGCGGACCGGCTGGTGTGCGAGGTCAGCGACCGGGGCCACATCCGCGACCCGCTCGCCGGGCGGATGCCCGTCGACCCGCGCACGCCGGGCTCGCGCGGCCTGCTCATCGTCAACCTGCTCGCCGACCTCGTCCGGGTCCACACGCGGCCGGGCGGCACGGTCGTACGCGCCTACTTCGACCGGCCTTGA
- a CDS encoding DUF1707 SHOCT-like domain-containing protein, producing the protein MSELHMRVSDEDRERTAGRLQHAFAEGRLTRPELEDRLGLALTARTYGDLLGLITDLPAEQQAPPDDVVELESKSDHIKRSGDWAVPRRLRITSKYGSADLDLSEAVVPHQVVEIELDMTYGSAKIILPVGGTADVDGFRSEWGHVSTTDVPGRPRPGTLHVVVTGGAKYGTLTVRYPRKRWFTH; encoded by the coding sequence ATGTCGGAATTGCACATGCGGGTCTCCGACGAGGACCGTGAGCGCACTGCCGGCCGGCTTCAGCACGCCTTCGCCGAGGGCCGCCTCACGCGGCCCGAGCTGGAGGACCGGCTCGGGCTGGCCCTGACCGCGCGGACCTACGGCGACCTGCTCGGCCTCATCACGGATCTCCCGGCGGAGCAGCAGGCGCCGCCTGACGACGTGGTCGAACTGGAGTCGAAGAGCGATCACATCAAGCGCTCGGGCGACTGGGCGGTGCCGCGCCGGCTGCGCATCACCTCCAAGTACGGCAGCGCCGACCTCGACCTGTCCGAGGCGGTCGTCCCCCATCAGGTGGTGGAGATCGAGCTCGACATGACCTACGGCTCCGCCAAGATCATCCTGCCGGTCGGCGGCACGGCCGACGTCGACGGCTTCCGCAGCGAGTGGGGCCACGTCTCGACCACCGACGTCCCCGGCCGCCCCAGGCCCGGCACCCTGCACGTGGTGGTGACCGGCGGCGCCAAGTACGGCACGCTGACCGTGCGCTACCCGCGCAAGCGCTGGTTCACCCACTGA